From Schistocerca americana isolate TAMUIC-IGC-003095 chromosome 9, iqSchAmer2.1, whole genome shotgun sequence, the proteins below share one genomic window:
- the LOC124551244 gene encoding zinc finger protein 383-like, protein MHMQLHTGERPYMCSVCNKTFIEKSQLKRHSRLHTGDSSYICNVCNKTFTENSQLKRHSRLHTGESPYFCDVCNKTFTHSSTLKQHLQLHTGERPYSCTICNKTFTNNGALKQHLRLHSGERPYICTVCNKTFTQSNHLKEHSQLHTGERAYTCGICNKMFTQKSQLKRHSKRHTGERPYVCGVCNKTFVENSQLKQHSRVHTRKAS, encoded by the coding sequence ATGCATATGCAGTTGCACACTGGTGAACGTCCATATATGTGTAGTGTTTGCAACAAGACATTCATAGAAAAAAGTCAACTGAAGCGGCATTCACGGTTGCACACTGGTGACAGTTCATACATCTGTAACGTTTGCAACAAGACGTTCACAGAAAATAGTCAACTTAAGCGGCATTCACGGTTGCACACTGGCGAAAGTCCTTATTTCTGTGACGTTTGTAACAAGACTTTCACGCACAGTAGTACACTAAAGCAACATTTGCAGCTGCACACAGGTGAACGGCCTTACAGCTGTACCATTTGCAACAAGACTTTCACAAATAATGGCGCATTGAAACAGCATTTGCGGTTGCACAGTGGCGAGCGTCCCTACATCTGTACAGTTTGCAATAAGACGTTCACACAAAGTAATCACCTGAAGGAGCATTCACAGTTGCACACCGGGGAACGTGCATACACTTGTGGCATCTGCAACAAGATGTTCACACAAAAAAGTCAACTGAAGCGACATTCTAAGCGGCACACTGGTGAACGCCCATATGTCTGTGGCGTTTGCAACAAGACATTCGTAGAAAATAGTCAACTGAAGCAGCATTCACGAGTACACACTCGCAAGGCCTCATAG
- the LOC124550887 gene encoding zinc finger protein 239-like isoform X2 — MEDDKSKDASRGLVAEVSLAAGKGYRTEWNTKNEVYCANKSGIMHLVHRCTICKKSFAQLEDLKEHTQMNRCGLLQSCCVCHKTFTTSGSLKRHIRVHTGERPYSCDVCNKTFIQRCHLKQHSQLHTGQRSYNCPICNKMFTQSSQLKRHSQLHTGKRPYICGVCNKTFIENNQLKRHSQLHTGERPYICGICDKTFMRSNQLKRHTQLHTGERPYTCGICCKTFIENCELKRHSWLHTGESPYVCSVCNKTFTHSTKLKEHAQLHTGERPFTCGNCNKTFSQSSQLKRHVRLHTGARPYICDVCNKTFTQSSHLKRHAHLHIGEHA, encoded by the coding sequence ATGGAGGATGACAAGAGTAAAGATGCCAGTCGTGGTTTAGTGGCTGAAGTTTCACTAGCTGCAGGAAAAGGCTACAGGACTgaatggaacaccaagaacgaagtatATTGTGCGAATAAAAGTGGTATAATGCATTTGGTGCACAGATGTACCATCTGCAAAAAGTCATTTGCACAGTTGGAGGACCTGAAGGAGCACACACAAATGAACAGATGTGGACTTCTTCAATCATGCTGTGTATGTCACAAAACATTCACAACGAGTGGCAGTCTGAAGAGGCACATCCGTGTTCACACTGGTGAACGCCCATACAGCTGTGACGTTTGCAACAAGACATTCATACAACGTTGTCACTTGAAGCAGCATTCACAGTTGCACACTGGTCAACGCTCATACAACTGTCCCATTTGCAACAAGATGTTCACTCAAAGCAGTCAACTAAAGCGTCATTCTCAGCTGCACACTGGCAAACGTCCATACATCTGTGGCGTTTGCAACAAGACATTCATAGAAAATAATCAGCTGAAGCGGCATTCCCAGTTGCACACTGGTGAGCGCCCGTACATCTGTGGGATTTGCGACAAGACATTCATGCGAAGTAATCAACTGAAGCGGCACACGCAGCTACACACTGGCGAACGCCCATACACCTGTGGCATTTGCTGCAAGACATTCATAGAAAATTGTGAACTGAAGCGGCACTCGTGGTTGCACACAGGCGAAAGCCCCTACGTCTGTAGTGTCTGCAACAAGACATTCACACACAGTACCAAACTGAAGGAGCATGCGCAGTTGCACACTGGTGAACGTCCATTCACATGTGGCAATTGTAATAAGACATTCTCGCAAAGTAGTCAACTCAAACGGCATGTGCGGTTGCACACTGGCGCACGTCCCTATATCTGCGACGTCTGTAACAAGACATTCACACAGAGTTCTCACTTGAAGCGGCATGCCCATTTGCACATTGGTGAACATGCGTAA